In Pseudomonas nunensis, a single window of DNA contains:
- a CDS encoding mechanosensitive ion channel family protein — MFKFKTAILLGALLILGSGELEAAALPGVPATAEAPAAPEPLVQGGLLGAISSSIDDVQDKLDLNDNLVDAWRVRADRAADEVDKLVNQPSARSGWSVTGDFLMLSGVWLGTFALLTVLGGLAAKRLIQGRWLSTRQRSQDLLGYLLPYTLPAIASLPLTLYVSHFLQASAGRALALCFAYATSSGIFSTSMLLCVVVMFNTGHKRPAVQIIRDFCPKPLFLIGFLAALSDALTSPQIARQLGGNITSSVAVFTGLFASIIFGYLVIRLRRPVAHLIRNRPLAQRLKQPSLQESLRIFSGLWYWPILLMVMVSAINLIGVGEDNQKALRCALFTTILLIATVFLSTIFQHLFKSRKAERIQRSSAYKDRFLSLLHALLRIVMAVAFIEILGRIWGISLFEFAEQNTVGRAIGNALSSIGLIFLVTWLLWVVLDTAIQEALKPPLSKRSTRQPSTRVKTILPLLRNAIKIILVVICAITTMANLGINVAPLLAGAGVVGLAIGFGSQQLVQDVITGLFIIIEDTLSIGDWVVLDSGHAGTVEGLTIRTLRLRDGKGFVHSVPFGQIKAVTNQSRQFAYAFFSVQFTYDTDVDKAIELIREAGDSIRDDAFLKYNLQGPLDVFGVDKMDLNGVVLTAQFRTVSGGQYAVSRAFNQRLKKLVDNSPWVHFAQTYPQQVLMPHRAVDGVEEEGPAPENSPVLLPDQPRTQ; from the coding sequence TTGTTCAAGTTCAAGACCGCGATACTACTGGGGGCGTTGCTGATTCTGGGCAGCGGCGAGCTCGAAGCCGCCGCGCTGCCGGGCGTTCCCGCCACCGCCGAAGCGCCGGCCGCGCCCGAACCACTGGTCCAGGGCGGCCTGCTCGGCGCCATTAGTTCCAGCATCGACGACGTACAGGACAAACTCGACCTCAACGACAACCTGGTGGATGCCTGGCGCGTGCGCGCGGATCGGGCGGCGGACGAAGTCGACAAACTGGTCAACCAGCCATCCGCGCGTTCCGGCTGGAGCGTGACCGGGGATTTCCTGATGCTGTCCGGCGTCTGGCTCGGCACTTTTGCCTTGCTCACGGTGCTCGGCGGTCTGGCGGCCAAACGCCTGATCCAGGGCCGTTGGCTAAGCACCCGCCAACGCAGTCAGGACCTGCTCGGCTACCTGCTGCCCTACACGCTGCCGGCGATCGCCAGCCTGCCGCTGACCCTTTACGTCAGCCATTTCCTGCAAGCCTCGGCGGGGCGAGCGTTGGCGCTGTGTTTTGCTTACGCCACCAGCAGCGGCATTTTCTCGACCTCGATGCTGCTGTGCGTGGTCGTCATGTTCAACACCGGCCACAAGCGCCCGGCGGTGCAGATCATCCGCGACTTCTGCCCCAAACCGCTGTTCCTGATCGGCTTCCTTGCGGCGCTCAGCGATGCGTTGACCAGCCCACAGATTGCCCGGCAACTGGGCGGTAATATCACCAGCAGCGTGGCGGTATTTACCGGGCTGTTTGCCTCGATCATCTTCGGTTATCTGGTTATCCGCCTGCGACGCCCGGTGGCGCATCTGATCCGCAACCGCCCGTTGGCCCAACGCCTGAAACAACCGTCGCTACAAGAATCCCTGCGGATCTTTTCCGGGCTCTGGTACTGGCCGATTTTGCTGATGGTGATGGTCTCGGCGATCAACCTGATCGGCGTCGGTGAGGACAATCAAAAAGCCCTACGTTGCGCGTTATTCACCACGATCCTGCTGATCGCCACGGTGTTCCTGAGCACGATTTTCCAGCACCTGTTCAAATCCCGGAAAGCCGAAAGAATCCAGCGCAGCAGCGCCTACAAGGATCGCTTTCTCAGCCTGCTGCACGCGTTGCTGCGGATCGTCATGGCCGTGGCATTCATTGAAATCCTTGGGCGCATCTGGGGCATTTCGCTGTTCGAATTCGCCGAGCAAAACACCGTGGGCCGGGCCATTGGTAATGCGCTGAGCAGCATCGGTCTGATCTTCCTGGTGACGTGGTTGCTGTGGGTGGTGCTCGACACCGCGATTCAGGAGGCGCTGAAGCCACCGCTCAGCAAACGCTCGACGCGGCAACCGAGCACGCGGGTCAAAACCATCCTGCCGCTGCTGCGCAACGCGATCAAAATCATCCTGGTGGTGATCTGTGCGATCACCACCATGGCCAATCTGGGGATCAACGTTGCACCGCTGCTGGCGGGTGCCGGGGTGGTCGGTCTGGCCATCGGTTTCGGTTCCCAGCAACTGGTGCAGGACGTGATCACCGGGCTGTTCATCATCATCGAAGACACGCTGTCGATTGGCGACTGGGTGGTGCTCGACTCCGGCCACGCCGGTACCGTCGAAGGCCTGACCATCCGCACCTTGCGCCTGCGCGACGGCAAGGGCTTTGTGCATTCGGTGCCGTTCGGGCAGATCAAGGCTGTGACCAACCAATCGCGGCAATTCGCCTATGCGTTTTTCTCGGTGCAGTTCACCTACGACACCGATGTGGACAAGGCGATTGAACTGATCCGCGAGGCAGGGGATTCGATCCGCGACGACGCGTTCCTCAAGTACAACCTGCAAGGCCCGCTGGATGTGTTCGGCGTCGACAAGATGGACCTCAACGGCGTGGTGCTGACGGCGCAGTTCCGCACAGTGTCGGGCGGGCAATATGCAGTGAGCCGGGCGTTTAACCAGCGCTTGAAAAAACTTGTGGATAACAGCCCATGGGTGCACTTCGCGCAAACTTATCCACAGCAGGTGTTGATGCCGCATCGGGCGGTGGATGGAGTCGAAGAGGAAGGGCCGGCACCGGAGAACTCGCCGGTGTTGCTGCCGGATCAACCGCGAACTCAATGA
- a CDS encoding DEAD/DEAH box helicase → MNLPIPADSALAGFHPAVSAWFSKTFPTVTAAQARAWPLIRQHRSTLIAAPTGSGKTLTAFLAVLDALVHQGLENNGVLPDETLVVYVSPLKALSNDIQINLQNPLAGITEQLRLMGLPELQINTAVRTGDTPQKDRSAMRRTAPHILVTTPESLYVLLGSDSGRKMLGTTRTVIVDEIHAIAASKRGSHLALSLERLQALCPHPLMRIGLSATQKPIEAVSRFLVGRDRECEIIDIGHARPRDLGIEVPPVPLSAVMANDVWELVYDRLAALAREHRTTLIFVNTRRLAERLSRHLSERLGKEAVAAHHGSLAKEFRLDAEQRLKRGDLQVLIATASLELGIDIGDVDLVCQIASPRSIAGFLQRVGRSGHQVGGTPKGRLFATTRDDLIECAALLDCVRRGELDTLLIPVAPLDVLAQQIIAEVSCQEWHEDALLALFRQASPYASLDEKHYKALLQMLAEGYNGRQGIRSAFLHRDAVSRTLRGRRGAKLTAVTSGGTIPDNADYSVLLEPQGLNIGSVNEDFAVESIAGDIFQLGNTSYRILRVDTGKVRVEDAQGQPPTIPFWLGEAPGRSAELSFAVARLQAQLDDLLGATPGNLQPAMDWLTGTLGLNLASADQLVDYLARARLTLGALPSQDTLLMERFFDESGGTQLIIHTPFGSRINRAWGLALRKRFCRTFNFELQAAASEDAIVLSLSTSHSFELDDVWRYLHSNSAEHILIQAVLEAPLFGVRWRWNAGVALALPRYTGGRKVAPQIQRMKSEDLIASVFPDQIACVENLAGEREVPEHPLVEQTLDDCLHEAMDTEGWLALLRRMESGDVRLISRDLPAPSPLAAEILSARPYTFLDDAPLEERRTQAVINRRWSDPQSTDDLGALDAEAIQAVRDEAWPAPTGVDEMHEALMSLTCISDAEAQANPHWLDWLNTLAESGRASRLQLDHGQSLWLALERLTCLRAIYPQAVLTPPLQALPGFDEAWDIDEAVLEVVRARLSGFGPLPLKAIAEPLGLPPTQVTQALAQLEREGYVLRGQFTPGTGEDEWCERHLLARIHRYTVKRLRREIEPVALQDFMRFLFDWQHLSPATQGQGSAVLPAIVSQFEGYPAAASAWDSDLLPARLKDYSPSWLDDLCRSGKLVWTRLTARNKSTGTALRSTPILLLPRSQVGLWSCLTEQTTVSELSPKTQKVFEALSQHGALFFDELIHEAHLLRAELEIALQELVGAGLVNADSFAGLRALITPASKRQQRSSRRGRGAFVGGMDDAGRWALLRRGPPAPVVDNKRPAPTPSDTLEHIAMTLLRRYGVVFWRLLEREADWLPSWRELLRTFHRLEARGEIRGGRFVSGLAGEQFALPEAIPLLREVRRRPHDGSLVAVCGVDPLNLAGTLLPGVKVPALASNRLVYRDGLPAAAEIAGKQVFWVELDQSESAELHSKLIRH, encoded by the coding sequence TCCGGCAAAACCCTGACGGCTTTCCTCGCCGTGCTCGACGCGCTGGTGCATCAGGGCCTGGAAAACAACGGCGTGTTGCCCGACGAAACCTTGGTGGTCTACGTCTCGCCGCTCAAAGCGCTGTCCAACGACATCCAGATCAACCTGCAAAACCCGCTGGCCGGGATCACCGAGCAATTGCGCCTGATGGGCTTGCCCGAATTGCAGATCAACACCGCCGTGCGCACCGGCGACACCCCGCAAAAAGACCGCTCGGCGATGCGCAGGACCGCGCCGCACATTCTGGTGACCACCCCGGAATCCCTTTACGTGCTGCTCGGCTCCGACTCTGGGCGAAAAATGCTCGGCACCACGCGCACGGTAATTGTCGATGAAATCCACGCCATCGCCGCCAGCAAACGCGGCAGCCACTTGGCGCTGAGCCTGGAGCGTTTGCAGGCGCTGTGCCCGCACCCGCTGATGCGCATCGGCCTGTCCGCCACGCAGAAACCTATCGAAGCCGTTTCGCGTTTCCTGGTTGGGCGTGATCGTGAGTGCGAAATCATCGACATCGGCCACGCCCGCCCCCGGGATCTGGGCATCGAAGTGCCGCCGGTGCCGCTCTCCGCAGTGATGGCCAATGACGTCTGGGAATTGGTCTACGACCGCCTCGCCGCCCTCGCCCGCGAACACCGCACCACGCTGATTTTCGTCAACACCCGGCGTCTCGCCGAACGCCTGAGCCGGCACCTGAGCGAGCGCCTCGGTAAAGAAGCGGTGGCCGCGCACCACGGCAGCCTGGCCAAGGAATTTCGCCTCGACGCCGAGCAACGGCTCAAGCGCGGCGACCTGCAAGTGCTGATCGCCACCGCGTCGCTGGAATTGGGCATCGATATCGGCGATGTCGATCTGGTCTGCCAGATCGCGTCGCCACGCTCGATTGCCGGATTTCTGCAACGGGTTGGCCGTTCCGGGCACCAGGTCGGCGGCACGCCAAAAGGCCGGTTATTCGCCACCACCCGCGACGATCTGATCGAATGCGCCGCGCTGCTCGACTGCGTGCGCCGGGGCGAACTCGACACCTTGTTGATCCCGGTCGCGCCGCTGGACGTACTGGCCCAGCAAATCATCGCCGAGGTCAGTTGCCAGGAATGGCACGAAGACGCGCTGCTGGCCCTGTTCCGCCAGGCCTCGCCCTACGCCAGTCTCGACGAAAAACACTATAAGGCGCTGCTGCAAATGCTCGCCGAGGGCTACAACGGGCGTCAGGGCATCCGCAGTGCTTTCCTGCATCGCGACGCCGTGAGCCGCACCTTGCGCGGGCGTCGTGGCGCCAAGCTGACGGCGGTGACCAGCGGCGGCACCATCCCGGACAACGCCGACTACAGCGTGTTGCTGGAACCCCAAGGTCTGAACATCGGCAGCGTCAACGAAGACTTCGCCGTGGAGAGCATCGCCGGGGATATCTTCCAACTCGGCAACACGTCGTACCGCATCCTGCGGGTCGACACCGGCAAGGTTCGGGTCGAAGACGCCCAAGGCCAGCCGCCGACCATTCCGTTCTGGCTCGGCGAAGCGCCGGGGCGCAGCGCGGAACTATCGTTCGCCGTGGCGCGCCTGCAAGCGCAACTCGATGATCTGCTCGGCGCTACGCCCGGCAACTTGCAGCCCGCCATGGATTGGCTGACCGGGACCCTCGGCCTCAACCTCGCCAGCGCTGATCAACTGGTGGATTACCTCGCCCGCGCACGCCTGACTTTGGGCGCCCTGCCGTCCCAGGACACGTTGCTGATGGAGCGGTTTTTCGACGAGTCCGGCGGCACCCAACTGATCATCCACACACCGTTCGGCAGCCGCATCAACCGTGCCTGGGGCTTGGCCCTGCGCAAGCGCTTCTGCCGCACCTTCAACTTCGAATTGCAGGCCGCCGCCAGCGAAGATGCGATTGTGCTGTCGCTCTCCACCAGCCACAGCTTTGAACTCGATGACGTCTGGCGCTACCTGCACAGCAACAGCGCCGAGCACATCCTGATTCAAGCCGTGCTTGAGGCGCCGCTGTTTGGCGTGCGCTGGCGCTGGAATGCCGGGGTCGCCCTGGCGCTGCCGCGTTACACCGGCGGGCGCAAGGTTGCGCCGCAGATCCAGCGGATGAAAAGCGAAGACCTGATCGCCAGCGTCTTCCCCGACCAGATTGCCTGCGTGGAAAACCTCGCCGGCGAACGGGAAGTGCCCGAGCATCCACTGGTGGAACAAACCCTCGACGATTGCCTGCACGAAGCCATGGACACCGAAGGCTGGCTCGCGCTGTTGCGGCGCATGGAAAGCGGCGACGTGCGCCTGATCAGCCGCGACCTGCCGGCGCCCTCGCCGCTGGCCGCAGAAATCCTTAGCGCCCGGCCCTACACTTTTCTAGACGATGCACCGCTGGAAGAACGCCGCACCCAAGCGGTAATCAATCGACGCTGGAGCGATCCGCAATCCACCGACGACCTCGGCGCACTGGATGCCGAGGCGATTCAGGCAGTGCGCGATGAAGCCTGGCCTGCGCCCACTGGCGTCGATGAAATGCACGAAGCGCTGATGAGCCTGACGTGCATTTCCGATGCCGAAGCTCAAGCCAACCCGCATTGGCTCGACTGGTTGAACACCCTGGCTGAGTCGGGGCGCGCCAGCCGTTTGCAGCTCGATCACGGGCAATCGTTATGGTTGGCGCTGGAGCGCTTGACCTGCCTGCGAGCGATTTATCCACAAGCGGTTTTAACGCCGCCACTGCAAGCGTTGCCCGGTTTCGATGAAGCCTGGGACATTGATGAAGCGGTGCTGGAAGTGGTTCGTGCGCGGCTTAGCGGGTTTGGTCCCTTACCGCTGAAAGCGATCGCCGAACCGCTCGGATTACCGCCGACTCAAGTCACTCAAGCCCTGGCGCAACTGGAGCGCGAAGGTTATGTGTTGCGCGGGCAATTCACGCCGGGCACTGGTGAAGACGAATGGTGCGAACGGCATTTGCTGGCGCGGATTCATCGCTACACGGTCAAGCGCCTGCGCCGGGAAATCGAGCCGGTGGCGTTGCAGGATTTCATGCGATTTCTGTTCGACTGGCAGCATTTGTCCCCCGCCACCCAAGGCCAGGGCAGTGCGGTGTTACCGGCGATTGTCAGTCAGTTCGAAGGCTACCCCGCCGCTGCATCGGCGTGGGACAGCGACCTCCTGCCGGCGCGGCTCAAGGACTATTCGCCGAGCTGGCTGGATGACCTGTGCCGCAGCGGCAAACTGGTGTGGACGCGCCTGACCGCGCGCAATAAAAGCACGGGCACGGCGCTGCGCAGCACGCCGATTCTGCTGCTGCCACGCAGTCAGGTCGGGTTGTGGAGCTGCTTGACCGAGCAGACGACGGTGAGTGAACTCTCACCCAAGACGCAAAAAGTTTTCGAGGCACTGAGCCAACACGGCGCGTTGTTTTTCGATGAGCTGATCCACGAAGCGCACCTGCTGCGCGCGGAACTCGAAATCGCCTTGCAGGAACTGGTAGGCGCCGGGTTGGTGAACGCCGACAGCTTCGCCGGGTTGCGCGCACTGATCACCCCGGCGAGCAAACGCCAACAGCGCAGCAGTCGGCGTGGGCGTGGGGCGTTTGTCGGCGGCATGGACGATGCCGGGCGCTGGGCTCTGTTACGACGCGGACCGCCAGCACCGGTTGTGGATAACAAACGACCGGCACCGACGCCGAGCGACACCCTGGAACATATCGCCATGACCTTGCTGCGCCGCTACGGCGTGGTGTTCTGGCGCTTGCTGGAACGCGAGGCGGATTGGTTGCCGAGTTGGCGTGAATTGCTGCGCACGTTTCATCGGTTGGAGGCACGGGGCGAGATTCGCGGTGGGCGGTTTGTCAGTGGCTTGGCCGGTGAACAGTTTGCGTTACCGGAGGCGATTCCGTTGCTGCGAGAAGTGCGGCGCCGACCGCATGACGGGAGTCTGGTGGCGGTGTGCGGAGTCGATCCGCTGAACCTGGCCGGGACGTTATTGCCGGGGGTGAAAGTGCCGGCGTTGGCGAGTAATCGGTTGGTGTATCGGGATGGCTTGCCGGCTGCCGCAGAGATTGCAGGGAAGCAGGTTTTTTGGGTGGAGCTGGATCAGTCCGAGAGTGCTGAACTACACAGCAAACTGATCCGGCATTGA